A single window of Besnoitia besnoiti strain Bb-Ger1 chromosome Unknown contig00133, whole genome shotgun sequence DNA harbors:
- a CDS encoding putative apocytochrome b (encoded by transcript BESB_024680), protein MSAHYSLVIEQDSFVPYLPYYLIGLIFLQTAFGLIELSHPDNSIPVNRFVTPLHIVPEWYFLAYYAVLKVIPSKTGGLLVFMLSTCQ, encoded by the exons atgtcggctcattactcccttgttattgaacaagattca tttgttccctatctaccatattatctaattggtttaattttcttacaaacggcttttggtttgattgaattatcgcacccagataactccataccagtgaaccggtttgtaactccgcttcatatcgtacctgaatggtactttttagcatattatgcggtgttaaaagtaatcccatccaaaaccggtggtttgttagtatttatgttatcaacatgtcaatga
- a CDS encoding cytochrome b (encoded by transcript BESB_024690) — MSLFRAHLVFYRCALNLNSSYNFGFLVAITFVLQIITGITLAFRYTSEASCAFASVQHLVREVAAGWEFRMLHATTASFVFLCILIHMSRGMYNSSYSYLTTAWMSGLVLYLLTIATAFLGYVLPWGQMSFWGATVITNLLSPIPYLVPWLLGGYYVSDVTLKRFFVLHFILPFVGCILIVLHIFYLHLNGSSNPAGIDSALKVAFYPHMLMTDAKCLSYLIGLIFLQTAFGLIELSHPDNSIPVNRFVTPLHIVPEWYFLAYYAVLKVIPSKTGGLLVFMSSLINLALLSEIRALNTRMLIRQHFMTRNVVSGWVIIWVYSMIFLIIIGSAIPQATYILYGRLATIVYLTTGLVLCLY; from the coding sequence atgagtctattccgggcacacctcgtcttttatcggtgtgctctcaatctaaattcatcttataactttggtttcttagttgcaattacctttgtactccaaataattacaggtatcactttagcgttccgatatacttctgaagcatcttgtgcatttgctagtgttcaacatctagttagagaggtagcagcaggatgggaatttaggatgttgcatgcaacaactgcttctttcgtcttcttgtgtatcttaatacacatgtctcgaggtatgtataactccagctatagttatttaactactgcttggatgtctggtttagttttatatctacttactatagccactgctttcctcggttatgtactaccatggggacagatgagtttctggggtgctacagtcattactaatctcctttctccaataccatatttagtaccttggttactcggtggatactatgtatctgatgtaacattaaaacgattctttgtattgcactttatattaccttttgtaggttgcattctaattgtattacacatcttctatttacatttaaatggttctagtaaccctgcaggtattgattccgcacttaaagtagccttctatcctcatatgttaatgaccgatgctaaatgtctatcctatctaattggtttaattttcttacaaacggcttttggtttgattgaattatcgcacccagataactccataccagtgaaccggtttgtaactccgcttcatatcgtacctgaatggtactttttagcatattatgcggtgttaaaagtaatcccatccaaaaccggtggtttgttagtatttatgtcctctctcattaacttagctcttttatctgaaattcgagctttgaatactcgaatgttgatacgacaacattttatgactcgaaatgtagtcagtggatgggtaattatttgggtatacagtatgatcttcttgattattattggtagtgctattccacaagcgacttatatcttatatggtagattagctactatcgtatatcttactaccggattggttctatgcttatactaa